In Myxococcus stipitatus, the following are encoded in one genomic region:
- a CDS encoding sigma-54 dependent transcriptional regulator, giving the protein MSLFRSILVADDEPSIRHILTLVLTDKGYDVRAVADGDEAMRELAARDYDVLLSDVRMPRKDGLALLREAREAHPDLTVVVMSAYGSQEQALEAVSAGAYDYVQKPFKPEEIVFALRKAEERERLLRENRRLKQGGAPVVPQGHILGESAALQAVLRQVARLAPVDTTVLISGESGTGKELIARELHTRSPRAPLPFVAVNCGAIPGGLLESELFGHAKGAFTDARTAKRGLFSEADGGTLFLDEVGELPLPAQVKLLRVLQEGEIRPVGESRVEKVDVRVVAATLRDLGKLVEKGEFREDLYYRLNVVNVRVPPLRERREDVPLLAKAFIQRFNRELNRETPVEGVSPEAEALMASYAWPGNVRELENAMERAVLLADGPHILPANLPERLWAAPSPTPSAAWSNDVPQVGSDLSLKRAIRDLEESYIRAALRRTKGNRTRAAEVLDISHRALLYKIKEYGIDPDAEADRG; this is encoded by the coding sequence ATGTCCCTGTTCCGCTCCATCCTCGTCGCCGACGACGAGCCCTCCATCCGGCACATCCTCACGTTGGTCCTCACCGACAAGGGCTACGACGTGCGCGCCGTCGCGGATGGAGACGAGGCAATGCGGGAGCTCGCGGCGCGCGACTACGACGTCCTGCTGAGCGACGTGCGCATGCCGCGCAAGGACGGCCTCGCGTTGTTGCGCGAGGCGCGCGAGGCCCACCCGGACCTCACCGTGGTGGTGATGAGCGCCTACGGCTCGCAGGAGCAGGCGCTGGAGGCAGTCTCCGCGGGGGCCTACGACTACGTCCAGAAGCCCTTCAAGCCCGAGGAGATTGTCTTCGCGCTGCGCAAGGCCGAGGAGCGCGAGCGGCTCCTGCGGGAGAACCGGCGCCTCAAGCAAGGTGGTGCGCCCGTTGTTCCCCAGGGACACATCCTGGGCGAAAGCGCGGCGCTCCAGGCGGTGCTCCGGCAGGTGGCGCGTCTGGCACCGGTGGACACCACCGTGCTCATCAGTGGAGAGAGCGGCACGGGCAAGGAGCTCATCGCCCGGGAACTTCATACCCGCAGCCCTCGAGCGCCGCTCCCGTTCGTCGCCGTCAACTGCGGCGCCATTCCCGGCGGACTGTTGGAGAGCGAGTTGTTCGGTCATGCCAAGGGCGCCTTCACCGATGCTCGCACCGCCAAGCGAGGGCTCTTCTCGGAAGCCGACGGAGGCACGCTCTTCCTCGATGAAGTGGGGGAGTTGCCGCTCCCCGCGCAGGTGAAGCTCCTGCGTGTGCTGCAGGAGGGGGAGATCCGACCGGTGGGGGAGAGCCGGGTGGAGAAGGTGGACGTGCGCGTGGTGGCGGCCACGCTGCGGGACCTGGGCAAGCTGGTGGAGAAGGGCGAGTTTCGCGAGGACCTCTACTACCGCCTCAACGTGGTGAACGTGAGGGTGCCGCCGCTGAGGGAGCGCCGCGAGGACGTCCCGCTCCTGGCGAAGGCCTTCATCCAGCGCTTCAACCGCGAGCTCAACCGCGAGACACCCGTGGAGGGTGTGTCACCCGAAGCCGAGGCGCTGATGGCCTCCTATGCATGGCCGGGCAACGTGCGCGAGTTGGAGAACGCGATGGAGCGGGCCGTGCTCCTGGCGGATGGCCCGCACATCCTCCCGGCCAACCTGCCCGAAAGGCTGTGGGCCGCGCCCTCACCCACGCCGTCTGCGGCATGGAGCAACGACGTGCCACAGGTCGGTAGCGACCTGTCTCTCAAGCGGGCCATTCGCGACCTGGAGGAGTCCTACATCCGCGCGGCCCTCCGTCGGACGAAGGGGAACCGCACTCGGGCGGCCGAGGTCCTGGACATCAGTCACCGGGCGCTGCTCTACAAGATCAAGGAGTACGGCATCGACCCGGACGCGGAGGCCGACCGGGGATGA
- a CDS encoding type IV pilin protein — protein sequence MKKKGGFTLIELMIVVAIIGILAAIAIPNFIRFQAKSKQSEAKTNLKAIFTAQKAYFGEKDKYVTDFKVVGFDPEPGNRYTYAIDAACVPSAQTVAGRTYADGCIGQDSARFTQVPTGDPALVAGVTAGCPNCNFNATAIGNVDNDINADTWGITSVATPPTDLENTCGIDPPGQVSGGEPGNAYNDVSCP from the coding sequence CTGAAGAAGAAGGGTGGCTTCACCCTCATCGAGTTGATGATCGTGGTCGCGATCATCGGCATCCTGGCGGCCATCGCCATCCCGAACTTCATTCGCTTCCAGGCCAAGTCCAAGCAGTCCGAGGCGAAGACCAACCTGAAGGCCATCTTCACGGCCCAGAAGGCGTACTTCGGCGAGAAGGACAAGTACGTCACCGACTTCAAGGTCGTCGGCTTTGATCCGGAGCCGGGCAACCGATACACGTACGCCATCGACGCTGCCTGCGTCCCTTCGGCGCAGACTGTCGCCGGACGCACCTACGCGGACGGCTGCATCGGCCAGGACTCGGCGCGTTTCACGCAGGTTCCGACGGGCGATCCCGCCTTGGTCGCTGGCGTCACCGCGGGCTGCCCGAACTGTAACTTCAACGCGACGGCGATCGGCAACGTCGACAACGACATCAACGCTGACACGTGGGGCATCACCTCGGTCGCGACCCCGCCCACTGATCTCGAAAACACCTGCGGCATCGACCCGCCGGGTCAGGTGAGCGGCGGCGAGCCGGGCAACGCCTACAACGACGTGAGCTGCCCGTAA
- a CDS encoding prepilin peptidase, whose product MTDSSLVPTWAGPVFTAFLLVLGLCIGSFLNVVIARVPEGLSIVRPGSRCPKCGHVLSWYENLPVLSWLALRGRCRGCRAPISVRYVLVELLTGLLFLACLQRFGWTYELLPALVLVSLLIPLTFIDLAHWILPFSLTIPGIAAGLLLAVPNGADAVVDATLGAVIGFLAFRLMEYLGWKAFRKEALGGGDKFLVALLGAFLSWRALLGILFLSSLQGAVVGLAMMGLTGRAGPSAPPDATEPTVPEGTSPPASSDAGAAPPADAAEPPEPTMTWEFTRPGLPLWKRLVLVPWCLLFQPIPDAPLDEETGEEEEWVPGPTNIPFGPWLALAGLEVMLLGPWMARVLPMDVAMLMGGSR is encoded by the coding sequence GTGACGGATTCCTCCCTCGTGCCGACCTGGGCCGGGCCTGTCTTCACCGCCTTCCTCCTGGTCCTCGGCCTCTGCATCGGCAGCTTCCTCAACGTCGTCATCGCTCGCGTTCCCGAAGGACTGAGCATCGTCCGACCAGGCTCTCGTTGCCCCAAGTGTGGGCACGTCCTCTCCTGGTACGAGAACCTTCCTGTTCTTTCGTGGCTCGCGCTGCGGGGCCGGTGTCGTGGGTGCCGCGCGCCCATCTCCGTGCGCTATGTGCTGGTGGAGCTGCTCACCGGGTTGCTCTTCCTCGCGTGTCTGCAGCGCTTCGGCTGGACGTACGAGCTGTTGCCCGCGTTGGTGCTCGTGTCGCTGTTGATTCCGCTCACGTTCATCGACCTGGCGCACTGGATACTGCCGTTCTCGCTCACCATCCCCGGCATCGCCGCGGGGTTGTTGCTGGCGGTGCCGAATGGCGCGGACGCCGTGGTGGACGCGACGCTGGGCGCGGTCATCGGGTTCCTCGCGTTCCGCTTGATGGAGTACCTGGGGTGGAAGGCGTTCCGGAAGGAGGCGCTGGGTGGAGGCGACAAGTTCCTCGTCGCGTTGCTCGGCGCGTTTCTCTCGTGGCGCGCGCTTCTCGGCATCCTCTTCTTGTCGTCGCTGCAAGGCGCGGTGGTGGGGCTCGCGATGATGGGACTCACGGGACGCGCGGGCCCGTCGGCTCCACCCGATGCGACGGAGCCCACGGTTCCCGAAGGGACCTCCCCGCCGGCCTCTTCTGATGCGGGGGCTGCACCGCCCGCGGACGCGGCGGAGCCTCCCGAACCTACGATGACCTGGGAGTTCACCCGTCCGGGACTGCCGCTCTGGAAGCGGCTCGTGCTGGTGCCTTGGTGTCTGCTGTTCCAGCCCATCCCCGATGCGCCGCTCGATGAAGAGACGGGCGAGGAGGAGGAGTGGGTGCCTGGGCCGACCAACATTCCCTTCGGTCCGTGGTTGGCGCTGGCGGGCCTCGAGGTGATGTTGCTGGGGCCGTGGATGGCGCGGGTGCTGCCGATGGATGTCGCGATGCTGATGGGGGGCTCGCGGTGA
- a CDS encoding WbqC family protein — protein sequence MLAAGHTVAVLQSNYLPWKGYFDIIHDVDTFIFYDDVQYTHKDWRNRNRVKTPKGAAWLAVPMGPDSRQRRICDALIDGDAWARKHWETLCLHYERTPYFERHAPLLREVYLERTWTHLSELNQYLVRRIAQEHLGIQTRFRDSREWSLTGAKQERLLDLLRQAGATRYVSGPAARDYLHQEAFDAAGIELIYKDYAGYPEYPQVHPPFEHAVTVLDVLFHLGPDAPNAIWGWRGEVG from the coding sequence GTGCTAGCAGCCGGGCACACCGTCGCCGTCCTTCAGTCCAACTATCTGCCCTGGAAGGGCTACTTCGACATCATCCACGATGTGGACACGTTCATCTTCTACGATGACGTGCAGTACACCCATAAGGACTGGCGCAATCGCAATCGCGTGAAGACGCCCAAGGGGGCCGCGTGGCTCGCGGTGCCAATGGGCCCTGACAGCAGGCAGCGGCGCATCTGCGACGCACTCATCGATGGGGACGCGTGGGCGCGCAAGCATTGGGAGACCCTGTGTCTCCACTACGAGCGTACGCCCTACTTCGAACGCCATGCTCCGCTCTTGCGCGAGGTCTATCTGGAGCGGACCTGGACACATCTTTCGGAGCTGAACCAATACCTGGTGCGCCGCATCGCCCAGGAGCATCTGGGCATCCAGACCCGTTTTCGTGACTCGCGCGAGTGGTCGCTCACCGGGGCGAAGCAAGAGCGGCTCCTCGACCTGCTACGCCAGGCGGGCGCCACCCGCTACGTCTCCGGGCCCGCGGCCCGCGACTACCTTCACCAGGAGGCGTTCGACGCGGCGGGAATCGAGCTCATCTACAAGGACTACGCGGGGTACCCCGAGTACCCACAGGTCCATCCTCCCTTCGAACACGCGGTGACGGTGCTGGATGTGCTCTTTCACCTGGGGCCGGATGCGCCCAACGCCATCTGGGGCTGGCGCGGCGAAGTGGGGTGA
- a CDS encoding ABC transporter permease, translated as MNAFSAMVWNGFREARRNRVTVVVGAFAAVVLLSSTLITEVTVATFDRVLTDFGLGMMSLILVFLTIFLSSGLLSREIERRTIFLVVSKPVSRTHFLLARLAGNMLTLAVLMAAMMLIFISQLVLFQVSLNATHLVAAAGLWFELLVLTSAGILFSSFAGPAVSAIATTGIYFAGHLANDLYEIAKWRDPGAVKTFATGLYYLLPNLERVNFRPHATYALPVDAATFFSGVGYALGWAGLFTAVAIFIFERRDFR; from the coding sequence ATGAACGCGTTCAGCGCGATGGTCTGGAACGGCTTCCGTGAGGCACGCCGCAACCGCGTCACGGTGGTCGTGGGCGCCTTTGCCGCGGTGGTGCTGCTGTCATCAACGCTCATAACGGAGGTCACCGTCGCGACCTTCGACCGCGTCCTCACCGACTTTGGCTTGGGGATGATGAGCCTCATCCTCGTCTTCCTCACCATCTTCCTGTCGAGCGGGCTGCTGAGCCGGGAGATCGAGCGGCGCACCATCTTCCTCGTCGTGAGCAAGCCCGTCTCCCGCACACATTTCCTGCTGGCACGGCTGGCGGGCAACATGCTGACGCTCGCGGTGCTGATGGCCGCGATGATGCTCATCTTCATCAGCCAGCTCGTGCTCTTCCAGGTGAGTCTCAACGCCACGCACCTGGTCGCGGCGGCGGGCCTTTGGTTCGAGCTGCTGGTCCTGACGAGCGCAGGCATCCTCTTCTCCAGCTTCGCGGGCCCCGCTGTGTCGGCCATCGCCACGACGGGCATCTACTTCGCTGGCCACCTGGCCAATGACCTCTATGAGATCGCCAAGTGGAGAGATCCGGGCGCCGTGAAGACCTTCGCCACAGGGCTCTACTACTTGCTGCCGAATCTGGAGCGCGTGAACTTCCGCCCTCATGCGACGTACGCCCTGCCCGTGGATGCAGCCACCTTCTTCTCCGGTGTCGGCTACGCGCTGGGCTGGGCTGGGCTGTTCACCGCCGTGGCCATCTTCATCTTCGAGCGACGCGACTTCCGCTGA
- the rffA gene encoding dTDP-4-amino-4,6-dideoxygalactose transaminase, whose translation MTIPFNRLQMLGDEARYIEQALANSHLMGDGGFTRKCHTLLEEALGVKRALLTTSCTHAMEMAGLLLDLQPGDEVIVPSFTFVSTANAFALRGARPVFADVRPDTLNLDERKLESLITERTRLIVPVHYAGVGCEMDVIQDIASRRGVAVVEDNAHGLFGSYRGRALGTFGTFSALSFHETKNVSCGEGGALLINDGHHAERAEIIREKGTNRSRFFRGMVDKYTWVDIGSSYVMSDLLAAFLYGQLCERERIQSRRRAIWDTYHRELAAWATAQGVVQPHVPAHCEQAYHMYYLLMPSLEVRTRFIQQLRQQGINAVFHYLPLHISEMGRKFGGQMGDCPVTEDVSDRLVRLPFFSTMTDAEQATVLAAVRDFKC comes from the coding sequence ATGACCATTCCATTCAATCGGCTGCAGATGCTTGGAGACGAAGCCAGGTACATCGAGCAGGCGTTGGCCAACAGCCACCTCATGGGGGACGGTGGATTCACGCGCAAGTGTCACACGCTGCTGGAGGAGGCCCTGGGTGTGAAGCGGGCGCTCCTGACGACGTCCTGCACCCACGCGATGGAGATGGCGGGGCTCTTGCTCGACTTGCAGCCGGGGGACGAGGTCATCGTCCCGTCCTTCACCTTCGTCTCCACCGCGAATGCCTTCGCGCTGCGCGGCGCGCGCCCCGTCTTCGCGGATGTGAGGCCGGACACGTTGAATCTGGACGAGCGCAAGCTGGAGTCGCTCATCACGGAGCGAACGCGCCTCATCGTTCCGGTGCACTACGCAGGCGTCGGCTGTGAGATGGACGTCATCCAGGACATCGCGAGCCGCCGGGGCGTGGCGGTGGTGGAGGACAACGCGCATGGCCTCTTCGGCTCCTACCGGGGGCGTGCCCTGGGGACGTTCGGGACCTTCTCCGCGCTGAGCTTCCACGAGACGAAGAACGTGAGCTGTGGCGAGGGAGGCGCGCTGCTCATCAACGACGGACATCACGCCGAGCGCGCGGAGATCATCCGGGAGAAGGGCACCAACCGCAGCCGATTCTTCCGGGGCATGGTGGACAAGTACACGTGGGTGGACATCGGCTCCAGCTACGTCATGTCGGACCTGCTGGCGGCCTTCCTCTACGGGCAGTTGTGCGAGCGCGAGCGTATCCAGTCGCGCCGTCGGGCCATCTGGGACACGTATCACCGGGAGCTCGCCGCCTGGGCCACCGCGCAGGGCGTGGTCCAACCTCACGTGCCCGCGCACTGCGAGCAGGCGTATCACATGTATTACCTGCTGATGCCGTCGCTGGAGGTCCGCACGCGCTTCATCCAGCAGCTCCGCCAGCAAGGCATCAACGCCGTGTTCCACTACCTGCCGTTGCACATCTCTGAGATGGGGCGGAAGTTCGGGGGACAGATGGGGGATTGCCCGGTGACGGAGGACGTCAGTGACCGGCTGGTGCGGCTGCCCTTCTTCAGCACGATGACGGACGCCGAACAGGCCACGGTGTTGGCCGCCGTGAGGGACTTCAAGTGCTAG
- a CDS encoding tetratricopeptide repeat protein yields the protein MATSAVYSRSFRPFLRSLLIFITALGVYAGALRNGLVYDDIPLVVDNPWLRSLERLGDAFANPLFAFEDSPIEQSDRSPAQAYFRPFAHVLLFLGRSLAGTTAWPYHLVLMLLHAAASVVVGWLLRTCMRRPDGSLTSEAEWAGLTGALLFAVHPVHTEAVAWVSGCMDVSATVLVLLGVRLMVVGPTSWGRSVGAALLWFAGLMFKEVAIVFPVVLWATDRAAGMRLASPGLRGWALRYAPLGLGLLGYVPFRLNAVGASLPASAEAGGTGLYPVDALDLAGRLIGKLFWPHPLVATVPLRAPPELAHVASGAVLLIGLLAVVWWKRREAGAAFAGAVWLLTPLLPIFLLQFRGVESYAERFLYLPSVGFCMLVAVGVRWGLERWQEHSRALRLLVGGVVAVFAVMTLMRVPVWHDDVSLWEDSVATMPEQPMLRAYLGASYLKARRAEDALPQLEVAAQAFPRNYKIQSDLAVAFALLGRIDESILQLERTLQLRPSAVVVVHNLGLALRRARRLDEALMRFREALRLAPHRVDSHLELGRTLLQMGRPAEAVAPFEEALRLRPELEPARRGLQQARMALGAAP from the coding sequence ATGGCAACCTCCGCTGTGTACTCCCGTTCGTTCCGTCCCTTTCTGCGGTCTCTGCTCATCTTCATCACGGCGTTGGGGGTGTATGCGGGAGCGCTGCGCAACGGGCTCGTCTATGACGACATCCCGCTGGTTGTGGACAACCCTTGGCTGCGCTCACTCGAGAGGTTGGGCGATGCCTTCGCGAATCCGCTATTCGCCTTCGAGGACTCGCCGATCGAGCAGTCGGACCGCAGCCCCGCGCAGGCGTACTTCCGGCCGTTCGCGCATGTGTTGCTGTTCCTGGGACGTTCGCTCGCGGGTACCACTGCGTGGCCATACCACCTGGTGCTGATGCTGCTGCATGCGGCGGCTTCGGTGGTGGTGGGCTGGTTGCTGCGGACATGCATGCGTCGTCCTGACGGGAGTCTCACCTCGGAAGCAGAGTGGGCGGGGCTGACGGGGGCACTGCTATTTGCCGTTCATCCGGTGCACACGGAGGCGGTGGCCTGGGTCAGTGGCTGCATGGATGTCTCGGCCACGGTGCTGGTCCTGCTCGGCGTGCGGCTCATGGTGGTGGGGCCGACTTCGTGGGGCCGCAGCGTGGGCGCAGCGTTGCTGTGGTTTGCGGGGCTGATGTTCAAGGAAGTCGCCATCGTGTTCCCGGTGGTCCTGTGGGCCACCGACCGTGCGGCTGGCATGCGTCTGGCGAGCCCGGGACTTCGAGGCTGGGCGCTGCGGTATGCGCCGCTCGGGTTGGGTCTGCTGGGCTACGTGCCGTTCCGGTTGAACGCCGTGGGCGCATCCTTGCCAGCTTCAGCGGAGGCGGGGGGCACGGGGCTGTATCCCGTGGACGCGCTGGACCTTGCGGGGAGGTTGATAGGCAAATTGTTCTGGCCACATCCCCTCGTGGCGACGGTTCCGCTGCGAGCTCCGCCCGAGCTGGCGCATGTGGCATCGGGCGCAGTGCTGCTCATCGGGCTCCTGGCCGTGGTGTGGTGGAAGCGCCGCGAAGCGGGGGCCGCCTTTGCTGGCGCTGTGTGGCTCCTGACGCCACTGCTGCCCATCTTCCTGCTCCAGTTCCGAGGCGTGGAATCCTATGCGGAGCGGTTCCTGTATCTCCCATCCGTTGGCTTTTGCATGCTGGTGGCCGTTGGGGTGCGGTGGGGACTGGAGCGCTGGCAAGAGCATTCGCGGGCACTTCGGCTTCTGGTGGGGGGCGTGGTCGCCGTCTTCGCCGTGATGACGCTCATGCGAGTGCCCGTCTGGCACGACGATGTCTCCCTCTGGGAGGACAGTGTGGCAACGATGCCCGAGCAGCCCATGCTCCGTGCCTATCTGGGTGCTTCGTACCTCAAGGCGCGGCGCGCGGAAGATGCGCTGCCTCAACTCGAGGTCGCCGCGCAGGCGTTTCCTCGCAACTACAAGATTCAGAGCGACCTGGCGGTGGCTTTTGCTCTCCTGGGACGCATCGACGAGTCCATTCTCCAACTCGAGCGGACCTTGCAGCTCCGTCCTTCCGCCGTGGTGGTTGTCCACAACCTCGGGCTCGCGCTCCGGAGGGCGAGGCGGTTGGATGAGGCGCTGATGCGTTTCCGGGAAGCGCTGCGGTTGGCGCCGCACCGCGTGGACTCCCACCTGGAGCTGGGCCGGACATTGTTGCAGATGGGACGGCCGGCAGAGGCAGTGGCTCCGTTCGAGGAAGCGTTACGCCTGCGTCCGGAACTGGAGCCCGCGCGCCGTGGATTGCAGCAGGCGCGCATGGCCCTGGGGGCGGCGCCCTGA
- a CDS encoding ABC transporter ATP-binding protein, with protein MTHPSPDAPPIQVRGLSKTYKVGFWFNRTVRALQGLDLEIGTGQIYGLLGPNGAGKSTTIKILMNLVRPSSGTATLFGQPVDRAATRRLVGFLPENPAPYEYLTGREFVTLAGQLCGMSGHELDLRVKEVLGAVEMGAAEKLQIRRYSKGMVQRVALAQALVAKPKMLILDEPTSGLDPVGRRQMRDLILAERERGTTVLFCSHIIPDVEALCDRLAVLVGGRRVREGSVQELVSAQVPTVEMVVEGLKLEQVKSMGQDLTTTQSLDGRVRVQVSDAQSQQMLGQVLAAGGRVNSLQAAQFSLEQLFMDALKDSGRATSVGGEINT; from the coding sequence ATGACTCATCCCAGCCCTGACGCTCCGCCCATCCAGGTCCGAGGCCTCTCGAAGACCTACAAAGTAGGCTTCTGGTTCAACCGCACGGTTCGCGCCCTCCAGGGGCTGGACCTCGAGATAGGTACCGGGCAGATCTACGGCCTGCTCGGTCCGAACGGTGCCGGCAAGTCCACCACCATCAAAATCCTGATGAACCTGGTGCGGCCCAGCAGCGGCACCGCGACGCTGTTCGGACAACCCGTGGACCGCGCGGCCACGCGTCGGCTCGTGGGCTTCCTGCCTGAGAACCCCGCGCCCTACGAGTACCTCACGGGCCGCGAGTTCGTGACGCTCGCGGGACAACTGTGTGGCATGAGCGGCCATGAGCTCGACCTGCGGGTGAAGGAGGTCCTGGGCGCCGTGGAGATGGGCGCCGCGGAGAAGCTCCAGATTCGCCGCTACTCGAAGGGCATGGTGCAGCGCGTGGCGCTCGCGCAAGCACTGGTCGCCAAGCCCAAGATGCTCATCCTCGATGAGCCCACCAGCGGCCTGGACCCCGTGGGGCGCCGGCAGATGCGCGACCTCATCCTCGCCGAGCGGGAGCGCGGAACCACCGTGCTGTTCTGCAGCCACATCATCCCGGACGTGGAAGCACTGTGCGACCGGCTGGCCGTGCTCGTGGGCGGCCGCCGCGTGCGTGAAGGCAGCGTCCAGGAACTGGTCTCCGCGCAGGTCCCCACGGTGGAGATGGTCGTCGAGGGACTCAAGCTGGAGCAAGTGAAGAGCATGGGCCAGGACCTGACGACCACCCAGTCCCTGGATGGTCGGGTACGGGTACAGGTGTCCGATGCCCAGAGCCAGCAGATGCTGGGCCAGGTGCTCGCCGCCGGGGGGCGCGTCAACAGCCTCCAAGCGGCTCAGTTCTCACTGGAGCAACTCTTCATGGATGCCCTCAAGGACTCTGGACGGGCGACGAGTGTCGGCGGGGAGATCAACACATGA
- a CDS encoding pilus assembly protein PilG has protein sequence MRKLPTLFLAAGLALVVFFSSRPLPPPHSGDRPILPRAGFLRALFKAQLGLVTDYFWVMTINRVGAARSLSDYRDIYYYADLTTDLDPRFSKVYSFAGITIPIQLRREEYANVELSSRILRKGLVNTPEDKRIHFQLAYNLIFFERRYREAAAIIEELSREPGAPEWYSGLATRLYAQAGDFDTSLGLAQMMRDGAEDEETRAYYERRVNEILQEQVLQEVDKAIQKYKARAGEPPATLEAVVAAGDLRELPADPLGGQLFLGQDGRAYSSASRFRLEIIYNETTADGERLVPKPMDSKNAP, from the coding sequence ATGCGCAAGCTGCCAACTTTGTTCCTGGCTGCTGGATTGGCCCTGGTCGTTTTCTTCTCGAGCCGGCCCCTTCCCCCGCCTCACTCGGGTGACCGCCCCATCCTGCCCCGCGCCGGCTTCCTCAGGGCGTTGTTCAAGGCCCAGCTTGGACTGGTCACCGATTACTTCTGGGTGATGACCATCAACCGGGTCGGAGCCGCCAGAAGCCTGTCCGATTACCGCGACATCTATTACTACGCGGACCTCACCACGGACCTCGACCCTCGCTTCTCGAAGGTCTACTCCTTCGCGGGGATTACCATCCCCATCCAACTCAGACGCGAGGAGTATGCGAACGTCGAGTTGTCTTCGCGAATCCTTCGCAAGGGCTTGGTCAATACGCCCGAAGACAAGCGCATCCACTTCCAGTTGGCCTACAACCTCATCTTCTTTGAGCGTCGTTACCGTGAGGCCGCCGCCATCATCGAGGAACTCTCGCGAGAGCCTGGTGCCCCCGAATGGTACTCGGGGCTGGCAACCCGGCTCTATGCCCAAGCCGGGGACTTCGACACCAGTTTGGGCCTGGCGCAGATGATGCGCGATGGCGCCGAGGACGAGGAGACGCGCGCCTACTACGAGCGCCGCGTGAATGAAATCCTCCAGGAACAGGTACTCCAGGAGGTCGACAAAGCCATCCAGAAGTACAAGGCACGAGCAGGAGAGCCACCAGCCACCCTCGAAGCCGTCGTCGCCGCCGGGGACCTGAGAGAGCTTCCCGCCGACCCCTTGGGAGGACAGCTCTTCCTCGGACAGGACGGCCGCGCCTATTCCTCGGCATCCCGGTTCCGACTGGAGATCATCTACAACGAGACGACTGCGGACGGGGAACGCCTCGTGCCCAAGCCCATGGACTCGAAGAACGCACCATGA
- a CDS encoding sensor histidine kinase, protein MKWRIASVAFLLGSLCTGLSWLSLQPVLIRLLELGRRVASPGSPDAEVLAQVRGFLPLALGLDLVALTLLSYAVLYLTVGRPLRSAENMVEQLGRLELDPHLTPTPGGPLMSRMQRALQRLAAALREEQALTRSQVESLRDANTRLARAQTELVASERLATVGRLAAGVAHEVGNPLAGILGYLSLVRMKSPTPEQKDYLERIDQEVQRIDRIVRGLLDLGRPETASPGPVDVGSVVETCVRLVRAAPELAGVTVDLALEPGVVARAEAGPLSQVLINLLLNAAQAMGGQGSVRVVTRHEGGEALVVVRDQGPGIPPEVMPRLFEPFFTTKGRQGTGLGLAVSLRLVQVMGGRLGAENLPEGGACFTVSLPLVGMAAGGVTARS, encoded by the coding sequence ATGAAGTGGCGCATCGCCAGTGTGGCGTTCCTGCTGGGCTCGCTCTGCACGGGACTCTCCTGGCTGTCGCTTCAGCCCGTCCTCATCCGGTTGTTGGAACTGGGACGTCGCGTGGCCTCCCCGGGCTCGCCCGATGCGGAGGTGCTGGCGCAGGTGCGAGGCTTCCTGCCGCTCGCGCTGGGGTTGGACCTGGTCGCGCTCACCTTGTTGTCCTACGCGGTGCTGTACCTGACGGTGGGGAGGCCGCTGCGCTCCGCGGAGAACATGGTGGAGCAGTTGGGGCGGCTGGAGCTGGACCCTCACCTGACGCCGACTCCAGGCGGTCCGCTGATGTCCCGGATGCAGCGCGCGTTGCAGCGGTTGGCGGCGGCGCTGCGCGAGGAGCAGGCGCTCACCCGCTCCCAGGTCGAATCACTGCGTGATGCCAACACCCGGCTCGCCAGAGCGCAGACGGAGCTCGTCGCCTCGGAGCGGCTCGCCACGGTGGGACGGCTTGCGGCCGGAGTCGCGCACGAGGTGGGCAATCCCCTCGCGGGCATCCTGGGCTACCTCTCGTTGGTGCGGATGAAGTCGCCGACGCCCGAGCAGAAGGACTACCTCGAGCGCATCGACCAGGAAGTGCAGCGCATCGACCGCATCGTCCGAGGCCTGTTGGACCTGGGGCGCCCGGAGACCGCGTCGCCGGGGCCGGTGGATGTGGGCTCGGTGGTGGAGACCTGTGTCCGGTTGGTTCGCGCCGCGCCGGAGTTGGCGGGTGTGACGGTGGACCTGGCACTCGAGCCCGGAGTGGTGGCTCGGGCGGAGGCGGGGCCATTGTCACAGGTCCTCATCAACCTGCTGCTCAACGCGGCGCAAGCCATGGGAGGGCAGGGGAGCGTGAGGGTCGTCACGAGACACGAGGGCGGCGAGGCTCTGGTTGTCGTGAGGGACCAGGGGCCTGGCATTCCACCCGAGGTGATGCCCCGGCTGTTTGAGCCGTTCTTCACCACGAAGGGACGTCAGGGCACGGGCCTGGGGCTCGCGGTGTCGCTGCGGCTGGTCCAGGTGATGGGCGGACGCCTGGGCGCGGAGAACCTTCCCGAGGGGGGCGCGTGCTTTACCGTGTCCTTGCCCTTGGTGGGCATGGCCGCGGGCGGCGTCACCGCGCGGTCATAA